A region of Dioscorea cayenensis subsp. rotundata cultivar TDr96_F1 chromosome 5, TDr96_F1_v2_PseudoChromosome.rev07_lg8_w22 25.fasta, whole genome shotgun sequence DNA encodes the following proteins:
- the LOC120260599 gene encoding LOW QUALITY PROTEIN: cytokinin dehydrogenase 5-like (The sequence of the model RefSeq protein was modified relative to this genomic sequence to represent the inferred CDS: inserted 2 bases in 1 codon; deleted 3 bases in 3 codons): MSFFILGIQSHDDIITKLLTDPSITLPASKDFGNVTEASPAIAVLRPSSIDDIVTLVKLSNMVSKPIKIAARGHGHSLQGQAMAPGGVVIEMRALGGENDGRIVVCPEEMYVDAGGEKFWIEVLHETLKYGLAPRAWTDYLYLTVGGTLSNAGLSGQAFLHGPQISNVFELDVITGKGEKVTCSENYNSDLFFAVLGGLGQFGIITRARIAIEAAPDRVKWVRLIYTDFVAFTEDQERLISREGKDEKGXFQYVEGSILMDQSLISNWRSSFFTGKDLVRIGALAADHGPLYCLEGSIYYNLATSSSIDKEMESVIEELNFVKGFVFTNDVSYLDFLNRVHDGELKLRSEGLWDVPHPWLNIFVPKSRISDINEGVFKGILKNKDPMGPILIYPMNKNKWDERMSAVVPDEEIFYSIGLLRSGIRNLQYLQDQNIEILSFCDKRGIRYKQYLPHYTSQEDWKKHFGSTKWDTFVKMKLKYDPRAVLSPGQGIFTSSLVGHVFE, from the exons ATGTCATTCTTCATTCTTGGCATACAATCCCATGATGATATCATCACTAAACTCCTAACTGATCCCTCCATCACTTTACCTGCATCAAAAGACTTCGGTAATGTCACTGAAGCCTCTCCGGCCATTGCCGTTCTCCGT CCATCATCCATTGATGATATAGTTACTCTCGTGAAAttatctaacatggtatcaaagcCAATAAAAATTGCCGCCAGAGGCCATGGCCATTCTCTCCAAGGCCAGGCTATGGCCCCGGGAGGTGTTGTCATAGAGATGAGGGCTCTCGGAGGAGAGAACGATGGTCGAATAGTCGTGTGTCCGGAGGAGATGTATGTTGATGCCGGTGGTGAGAAGTTTTGGATCGAAGTGTTGCATGAGACTCTTAAATATGGGCTTGCACCGCGGGCATGGACTGATTATCTTTATCTCACCGTGGGCGGCACATTGTCAAACGCTGGGCTTAGCGGCCAAGCATTTCTTCATGGTCCTCAAATATCTAATGTTTTCGAACTTGACGTTATCACTG GGAAGGGAGAGAAGGTTACATGTTCAGAGAATTATAACTCAGACTTGTTCTTTGCTGTTTTGGGAGGTTTAGGACAGTTTGGGATCATCACAAGAGCTCGAATTGCCATCGAAGCAGCGCCTGATAGG GTGAAATGGGTGAGGCTCATTTACACTGATTTTGTCGCATTTACGGAGGACCAAGAAAGACTTATATCAAGAGAAGGGAAGGACGAAAAAGG TTTTCAGTATGTGGAGGGTTCAATTCTCATGGATCAAAGTCTTATAAGCAATTGGAGGTCTAGTTTTTTCACAGGGAAAGATTTGGTGAGAATTGGTGCACTTGCAGCTGACCATGGACCACTTTACTGTTTAGAAGGGTCCATCTACTACAACTTGGCTACATCATCTTCCATTGATAAg GAGATGGAATCGGTGATCGAAGAGCTAAACTTTGTTAAAGGATTTGTGTTCACTAATGATGTCTCATAC TTAGATTTTCTCAATCGAGTGCATGATGGAGAACTCAAACTTCGTTCGGAAGGACTTTGGGATGTTCCTCATCCTTGGCTCAATATATTTGTCCCTAAGTCCAGGATTTCAGACATCAATGAAGGAGTCTTCAAAGGCATTCTCAAGAACAAAGACCCTATGGGTCCAATTCTTATATACCCTATGAACAAGAACAA GTGGGATGAAAGGATGTCAGCAGTGGTTCCTGATGAAGAAATATTCTATTCGATCGGACTATTGCGGTCAGGGATTCGAAACTTACAGTATTTACAGGATCAAAACATTGAGATACTAAGTTTCTGTGACAAGAGAGGCATTAGGTATAAGCAATATTTACCGCATTACACTTCCCAAGAAGACTGGAAAAAACATTTTGGCTCTACTAAATGGGACACATTTGTTAAGATGAAACTCAAGTATGATCCAAGAGCTGTTTTATCTCCAGGCCAA GGAATTTTCACATCTTCTCTTGTAGGTCACGTCTTTGAATAG